One Trichomycterus rosablanca isolate fTriRos1 chromosome 12, fTriRos1.hap1, whole genome shotgun sequence DNA window includes the following coding sequences:
- the fbxl3a gene encoding F-box/LRR-repeat protein 3: protein MKRRVSKECSGLSCEDLAEVCKRARRPSEDVASTWAWLPQEILLRVYQYLPLLDRAFASQVCRGWNEAFHMPELWRCFEFELNQPASSYLKATHPDLIKQIIKRHSNHLQYVSFKVDSSTESAEAACDILSQLVNCSLKTLGLISTARPSFMELPKSHFISALTVVFVNSKSLSSLKIDDTPVDDPSLKVLVANNSDTLKLLKMSSCPHVSPAGILCVADQCHGLRELALNYHLLSDELLLALSSEKHVHLEHLRIDVVSENPGQQFHTIKKSSWDAMVRHSPKFNLVMYFFLYDDEFEPFFRDEIPVTHLYFGRSVSKEVLGRVGMNCPRLVELVVCANGLRPLDEELIRIAERCKQLSAIGLGECEVSCSAFVEFVKMCGRRLSQLSIMEEVLIPDHKYSLDEIHWEVSKHLGRVWFPDMMPTW from the exons ATGAAGAGAAGAGTTAGCAAAGAGTGCAGTGGCTTGTCCTGTGAAGACTTGGCAGAGGTTTGCAAGAGAGCAAGACGTCCCAGTGAAGATGTGGCATCCACCTGGGCATGGTTACCCCAGGAAATTCTGCTGCGTGTGTACCAGTACTTGCCTCTCCTGGATCGAGCCTTTGCCTCTCAGGTGTGTCGTGGCTGGAACGAAGCCTTTCACATGCCAGAGCTCTGGAGATGCTTTGAGTTTGAACTCAACCAACCTGCAAGCTCCTACCTAAAAGCCACTCATCCTGATCTTATCAAGCAGATCATTAAGAGGCACTCGAATCATTTGCAGTATGTCAGCTTTAAG GTGGACAGCAGCACAGAATCAGCAGAAGCAGCCTGTGACATCTTGTCTCAGCTAGTAAACTGCTCTCTAAAGACCCTGGGCCTTATTTCGACAGCACGTCCAAGCTTCATGGAGTTACCAAAG TCCCACTTCATCTCTGCACTGACAGTGGTGTTTGTCAACTCCAAGTCTCTTTCCTCACTTAAAATCGATGACACACCTGTTGATGACCCATCACTTAAGGTCCTAGTGGCCAACAACAGTGACACACTCAAGCTGCTGAAGATGAGCAGTTGCCCCCATGTCTCCCCAGCTG GAATCCTGTGTGTTGCAGATCAGTGCCACGGCCTGAGGGAGCTTGCACTGAATTACCACTTGCTGAGTGATGAGCTACTCCTTGCCCTCTCCTCAGAGAAACACGTGCATCTTGAGCACCTTCGCATCGATGTGGTAAGTGAAAACCCAGGTCAGCAGTTCCACACCATCAAGAAAAGCAGCTGGGATGCCATGGTGCGCCACTCACCCAAATTCAACTTGGTTATGTACTTCTTCCTCTACGATGATGAGTTTGAGCCTTTCTTCCGGGATGAGATTCCCGTTACGCACCTCTACTTTGGCCGTTCAGTAAGTAAAGAGGTTCTTGGGCGCGTAGGCATGAACTGTCCCCGACTTGTCGAACTGGTTGTGTGTGCTAATGGCTTACGTCCACTGGACGAGGAACTGATACGCATTGCTGAACGCTGTAAGCAGCTGTCTGCCATCGGCCTGGGCGAGTGCGAAGTCTCCTGCAGCGCTTTTGTGGAGTTTGTGAAGATGTGTGGAAGACGCCTCTCACAGCTGTCCATCATGGAGGAAGTGCTTATCCCTGACCACAAGTACAGCCTGGACGAGATCCACTGGGAGGTGTCCAAACATCTCGGCCGTGTCTGGTTTCCTGATATGATGCCTACCTGGTGA
- the cln5 gene encoding ceroid-lipofuscinosis neuronal protein 5, producing the protein MKRFVLTGYSVLSLLFSVVISSQINHGKQVWPVPYRRFDRRPPTDPYCQALYPFCPTGDSGGRIPDMNENDVISVFRLQTPVWEFKYGDLLGKFNIMHDAIGFASSKSGRNYTMEWYELFQLGNCTFPHERQDTVEPFWCNQGAACFFEGIDDVHWKQNGTLEKVGEISGKQFNSLAQWVKEDNETGIYYETWTVRSDSEANATTWFESFDCSQFVHRTYRKLNELGAKLSSKTQTNYTKIYLYGGEPTFLGNDSIFHQESMKSLAMDIRKFYHSFQPHQSMLQFVLSLIKAYEKVVLEKTFYLYYNFEYWHLPMKPPYIQITYEEVPLPR; encoded by the exons ATGAAGCGGTTCGTTTTAACTGGTTATTCTGTTTTAAGTCTTTTATTTTCGGTGGTGATTAGTTCTCAGATTAATCATGGAAAGCAAGTTTGGCCGGTGCCTTACAG GCGATTTGACCGCCGTCCACCCACTGACCCATACTGCCAGGCGCTGTACCCGTTTTGCCCAACTGGAGACTCAGGAGGCCGCATTCCTGACATGAATGAAAATGATGTCATTTCAGTGTTTCGACTGCAAACTCCAGTGTGGGAATTTAAATATGGAGATCTTCTGGGGAAATTT AATATAATGCATGATGCCATTGGTTTTGCCAGTTCTAAAAGTGGAAGAAACTACACTATGGAGTGGTATGAGCTCTTTCAGCTCGGAAACTGCACGTTTCCTCATGAAAGACAGGACACAGTGGAACCATTTTGGTGTAATCAGGGCGCTGCCTGCTTCTTTGAGGGGATAGATGACGTACACTGGAAACAGAATGGAACTCTTGAAAAAGTGGGAGAGATTTCAG gtAAGCAGTTTAATAGTCTGGCACAGTGGGTTAAAGAGGACAACGAGACGGGTATTTACTACGAGACGTGGACAGTACGTTCAGACTCTGAAGCCAACGCCACCACTTGGTTCGAGTCATTCGACTGTTCTCAGTTTGTGCATCGCACATACAGAAAACTGAATGAGCTAGGGGCCAAGCTCTCGAGCAAAACTCAGACGAACTACACTAAAATTTACCTGTACGGTGGTGAGCCTACCTTTCTTGGGAATGACAGCATCTTCCACCAGGAATCCATGAAATCTCTGGCCATGGACATCAGAAAGTTTTATCACTCGTTTCAGCCACACCAGTCAATGCTCCAGTTTGTTCTCAGCTTGATTAAAGCCTATGAAAAAGTAGTATTGGAGAAAACATTCTATTTGTACTACAATTTTGAATATTGGCACTTGCCAATGAAGCCACCTTATATCCAAATTACATATGAGGAAGTACCTTTACCACGATAA